A stretch of the Oscillospiraceae bacterium genome encodes the following:
- the rpsD gene encoding 30S ribosomal protein S4 gives MARYTGAVCRICRREGQKLFLKGTKCYSEKCAFNKRSYAPGQHGQSRKKMSEYGMQLREKQKVRKTYGILEGQFEKYFEMAVAKKDGITGENFLQILESRFDSVVYRAGFATSRAEARQLARHGHFTINGKKVNIPSYLVKPGDVIAITDKSKDSAKMKAVLETTDGKLVPQWLDVNRDALTATVTRLSERSEIDLDIKEHLIVEFYSK, from the coding sequence ATGGCAAGATATACTGGCGCAGTATGTAGAATATGCAGAAGAGAAGGTCAGAAACTTTTCTTAAAAGGTACAAAATGTTATTCTGAAAAATGTGCATTCAATAAGCGTTCTTATGCACCTGGTCAGCACGGTCAGAGCAGAAAGAAAATGTCTGAATACGGAATGCAGTTAAGAGAAAAACAAAAAGTTAGAAAAACATACGGTATTTTAGAAGGTCAGTTCGAAAAATACTTCGAAATGGCTGTTGCTAAAAAAGACGGTATCACCGGTGAAAATTTCCTACAGATTTTGGAAAGCCGTTTTGACTCTGTTGTTTACAGAGCAGGTTTTGCTACATCAAGAGCAGAAGCTCGTCAACTTGCAAGACACGGTCACTTCACAATTAACGGTAAAAAGGTTAACATTCCTTCATACCTTGTTAAACCAGGTGATGTAATTGCTATTACAGATAAATCTAAAGACAGTGCTAAAATGAAAGCAGTTTTGGAAACAACAGACGGAAAATTAGTTCCTCAGTGGTTAGATGTTAACAGAGATGCTTTAACTGCAACTGTTACAAGACTTTCTGAAAGAAGCGAAATTGATTTAGATATTAAAGAACACTTAATCGTTGAGTTCTATTCTAAATAA
- the map gene encoding type I methionyl aminopeptidase, which translates to MIYVKNKKDIELMRESCRLTKMALNFVGEHIKPGITTGELDKIAFEFLKEHKAIPSFLNYNGFPASICSSVNDEVVHGIPGKRVILDGDIVSIDIGAYLNGFHGDCAKTFFVGNVSEEARKLVNVTRQSFYEGIKMARAGNRIGDISNAIETYVESFGYSVVRDLVGHGIGKALHEDPSVPNFGKAGRGTRLIPGMTLAIEPMINCGKYNVYTEDNNWTVKTCDGKLSAHYENTILITEGEPEILTKA; encoded by the coding sequence ATGATATACGTTAAGAACAAAAAAGACATTGAGTTAATGAGGGAATCTTGCAGACTCACCAAGATGGCATTAAACTTTGTTGGTGAGCATATAAAACCCGGGATAACAACCGGTGAACTTGATAAAATTGCTTTTGAATTCTTAAAGGAACATAAAGCAATTCCCTCTTTCCTTAATTACAATGGCTTTCCGGCATCAATATGCAGTTCCGTAAATGACGAAGTCGTTCATGGAATTCCCGGTAAGAGAGTTATCTTGGACGGGGATATAGTGAGCATCGACATCGGTGCTTACTTAAATGGTTTCCATGGCGATTGTGCTAAAACATTTTTTGTTGGAAATGTATCAGAAGAAGCAAGAAAACTTGTTAATGTTACAAGGCAAAGTTTTTATGAAGGAATAAAAATGGCAAGAGCGGGCAACCGTATCGGCGATATTTCAAATGCTATTGAAACTTACGTTGAGAGTTTCGGCTACTCAGTTGTAAGGGATTTAGTAGGTCACGGGATAGGAAAAGCACTTCACGAAGATCCTTCTGTTCCTAATTTCGGGAAAGCAGGAAGAGGTACAAGACTTATTCCGGGAATGACACTTGCTATCGAACCAATGATAAACTGCGGTAAATACAATGTATATACTGAAGATAATAATTGGACTGTAAAAACATGTGACGGCAAGTTATCTGCTCATTATGAAAACACAATTCTGATTACAGAAGGTGAACCGGAGATTTTAACCAAAGCTTAA
- the infA gene encoding translation initiation factor IF-1 codes for MAKDDVLELEGTVIDALPNAMFMVELENGHKILSHISGKLRMNYIKILPGDKVTVEVSPYDLTKGRITWRAK; via the coding sequence ATGGCAAAAGATGATGTTTTGGAACTGGAAGGCACAGTTATAGATGCTCTGCCAAATGCAATGTTTATGGTAGAACTTGAAAACGGCCACAAAATTTTATCACATATTTCAGGTAAACTTAGAATGAACTACATTAAGATTTTACCGGGAGATAAAGTAACAGTTGAAGTGTCTCCATACGATTTGACAAAAGGCAGAATTACTTGGAGAGCAAAATAG
- the rpsK gene encoding 30S ribosomal protein S11 gives MLAKTARKTTRRRKERKNIERGAAHISSSFNNTIVTITDVAGNALSWASAGGLGFRGSRKNTPFAAQMAAETAAKAAMEHGLKTVEVFVKGPGSGREAAIRALQTAGLEVTLIKDVSPIPHNGCRPPKRRRV, from the coding sequence ATCTTGGCTAAAACAGCAAGAAAAACTACTCGAAGAAGAAAAGAGCGTAAGAATATAGAACGCGGTGCTGCTCATATCAGTTCTTCGTTTAACAATACAATTGTTACAATTACTGATGTTGCCGGAAACGCTTTGTCATGGGCAAGTGCCGGTGGACTTGGTTTCAGAGGTTCAAGAAAAAATACTCCATTTGCAGCGCAGATGGCAGCAGAAACTGCAGCTAAAGCAGCAATGGAACACGGTTTGAAAACTGTTGAAGTATTCGTTAAAGGTCCTGGTTCAGGAAGAGAAGCTGCTATCAGAGCGCTTCAGACTGCAGGTTTAGAGGTTACTCTAATTAAAGACGTAAGCCCTATTCCTCACAACGGTTGCAGACCACCTAAGAGAAGAAGAGTATAA
- the rpmE gene encoding 50S ribosomal protein L31, whose amino-acid sequence MKQGIHPEYKDTKIICACGAVYETGSTKEDVHVEICAKCHPFFTGKQKLVDTGGRVDKFRKKFNLQGK is encoded by the coding sequence ATGAAACAAGGAATTCATCCTGAATATAAGGATACAAAAATCATCTGTGCATGCGGAGCAGTTTATGAAACTGGCTCTACAAAAGAAGATGTTCACGTAGAAATATGTGCAAAATGTCATCCATTCTTCACCGGTAAACAAAAATTAGTTGATACAGGCGGAAGAGTTGACAAATTCAGAAAGAAATTTAACCTTCAGGGTAAATAA
- a CDS encoding DNA-directed RNA polymerase subunit alpha, with the protein MIEMERPKVEIAEISEDKRYARFIISPLERGYGTTLGNSLRRILLSSLPGAAATSVKIDGVSHEFSTIPGVTEDVTEIILNIKSIAAKLHSETPKVCFVDVAGPCEITAGDLKHDADVEILNPDLHIATLNEDAKLYMEINFNRGRGYVTAEKNKVANMPIGIIPVDSIYTPVRKVNCTIENTRVGNETDHDKLIIEVWTNGVIMPDEAISWSAKIMKEHLDLFVDLSEEAKNADIMVETKENKKEKVLEMTIEELDFSVRSYNCLKRAGINTVDDLIKKTIDDMMKVRNLGRKSLEEVIHKLEALGLHLASEEE; encoded by the coding sequence ATGATAGAAATGGAAAGACCAAAAGTTGAGATTGCTGAAATAAGCGAAGATAAAAGATATGCAAGATTTATCATTTCGCCTTTAGAAAGAGGCTATGGTACAACCTTAGGTAACTCTTTAAGAAGAATTCTTCTTTCTTCACTTCCCGGTGCGGCTGCTACAAGCGTTAAAATTGACGGTGTAAGCCACGAATTTTCAACAATTCCGGGTGTTACTGAAGATGTTACTGAAATTATCTTAAATATCAAAAGCATTGCGGCAAAACTACATTCGGAAACTCCAAAAGTATGTTTTGTTGATGTTGCAGGTCCTTGTGAAATCACTGCAGGGGACTTAAAACATGATGCAGATGTTGAGATTTTAAATCCTGATTTGCACATTGCAACATTAAATGAAGATGCTAAATTATACATGGAAATCAATTTTAATAGAGGAAGAGGTTATGTTACTGCTGAAAAGAACAAAGTAGCAAATATGCCAATTGGTATTATTCCTGTTGACTCTATTTACACACCTGTCAGAAAGGTTAATTGCACAATTGAAAATACTCGTGTTGGTAATGAAACAGACCACGATAAACTTATTATCGAAGTTTGGACCAACGGTGTTATTATGCCTGATGAAGCAATCAGCTGGTCAGCAAAAATAATGAAAGAGCATTTAGATTTATTTGTTGATCTTTCTGAAGAAGCGAAGAACGCTGATATTATGGTGGAAACAAAAGAAAATAAGAAAGAAAAAGTTTTAGAAATGACTATCGAAGAACTTGATTTTTCTGTTCGTTCTTACAACTGCTTAAAAAGAGCAGGCATCAATACTGTTGATGATCTTATTAAAAAGACTATTGATGATATGATGAAAGTAAGAAATCTTGGAAGAAAATCTTTAGAAGAAGTTATCCATAAACTTGAAGCGTTAGGTCTTCACTTAGCAAGCGAAGAAGAGTAA
- the rpmD gene encoding 50S ribosomal protein L30, translating into MANKTLKITLVKSTIGRKKDHIATVKALGLKKIRDCVELNDTPQIRGMIDKISYLLDVTE; encoded by the coding sequence GTGGCTAATAAAACATTAAAAATCACATTAGTTAAAAGTACTATTGGAAGAAAAAAAGATCATATCGCCACAGTAAAGGCCCTTGGTCTTAAGAAGATCAGAGATTGTGTTGAATTAAACGACACACCTCAAATCAGAGGTATGATTGATAAAATATCTTATTTGTTAGATGTTACTGAATAA
- a CDS encoding 50S ribosomal protein L6, protein MSRIGKMPIELPAGVEVKIANDNTVTVKGPKGTLEQTFSNQIKIELNDNVITITRPNDIKEVRALHGLTRSLLNNMVIGVTQGFTKELEINGVGYRAAKQGNTLVLNLGYSHQVEVSEIDGITIDVPNPNKLIISGIDKQKVGQFAANIREKRPPEPYKGKGIKYVDEVIKRKEGKTGGK, encoded by the coding sequence ATGTCAAGAATAGGAAAAATGCCTATAGAGCTTCCAGCAGGTGTAGAAGTTAAAATTGCTAACGATAACACTGTTACCGTTAAAGGTCCTAAAGGAACTCTAGAACAGACATTTTCAAATCAAATTAAAATTGAATTAAACGACAATGTTATAACTATAACAAGACCAAATGACATTAAGGAAGTAAGAGCACTTCACGGTTTAACCAGATCATTACTTAATAACATGGTTATCGGTGTTACTCAGGGCTTCACAAAGGAACTTGAAATCAACGGTGTTGGTTACAGAGCAGCAAAACAGGGTAATACTCTTGTTTTAAATCTTGGTTATTCACACCAGGTTGAAGTTTCAGAAATTGATGGTATTACCATTGATGTTCCTAACCCAAACAAACTGATAATAAGCGGTATCGACAAACAAAAAGTAGGTCAGTTCGCAGCGAACATCAGAGAAAAAAGACCTCCTGAACCTTATAAAGGCAAAGGTATTAAGTATGTTGATGAAGTTATTAAGAGAAAAGAAGGTAAAACAGGCGGTAAATAA
- a CDS encoding 50S ribosomal protein L15 — MKLFELSPAEGSTKEPKRKGRGHATGNGKTAGRGHKGQKARSGGGVRPGFEGGQMPLYRRLPKRGFINIFAKQYTEINVSELERFDNDTVVTAELLKEVGVISKINDGIVVLGRGELTKTLTVKACRFSKSAEEKITAKGGKVEVI; from the coding sequence ATGAAGTTATTCGAATTATCTCCTGCAGAAGGTTCAACTAAAGAACCTAAGAGAAAAGGTAGAGGTCATGCTACCGGTAACGGTAAAACAGCAGGCAGAGGTCACAAAGGTCAGAAAGCCCGTTCAGGCGGCGGAGTAAGACCTGGTTTTGAAGGCGGTCAGATGCCTTTATACAGAAGACTACCAAAAAGAGGCTTCATAAATATATTTGCAAAACAATATACTGAAATTAACGTTTCTGAACTTGAAAGATTTGACAATGATACAGTTGTTACTGCAGAACTTTTAAAAGAAGTTGGTGTTATTTCTAAAATCAATGATGGTATCGTTGTTCTTGGCAGAGGAGAATTAACAAAAACCTTAACAGTTAAGGCTTGCCGTTTCTCAAAATCTGCTGAAGAAAAAATTACTGCCAAGGGCGGAAAAGTTGAGGTGATATAA
- a CDS encoding adenylate kinase — protein MKLIMLGAPGAGKGTQAKIISEKLNIPTISTGAAIRSEIEKGSEIGLKVNDIIKSGNLVSDEIVLELIKERLKEPDCANGFILDGFPRTINQADGLSKLGYEIDKVLNIDLSDEIIIDRLSGRRECSKCHAIFHVTSNPPKVEGICDVCGEELSIRPDDKKEVIINRLNVFHEVTEPLKAYYEDKGILVSVKGLGKVEDTTKAVFEALGV, from the coding sequence ATGAAACTTATTATGTTAGGTGCTCCGGGTGCAGGTAAAGGCACTCAGGCTAAGATAATTTCTGAAAAGTTAAATATTCCTACAATTTCAACAGGTGCGGCTATCCGTTCTGAAATTGAAAAGGGCAGTGAAATCGGACTTAAAGTTAACGATATTATAAAATCAGGAAATCTTGTTTCGGATGAAATAGTTTTAGAACTGATAAAAGAAAGATTAAAAGAACCTGATTGCGCTAACGGATTTATTTTAGACGGTTTCCCAAGAACCATCAACCAGGCTGACGGACTTTCAAAACTTGGTTATGAGATTGACAAGGTTTTAAACATTGACCTTTCAGATGAAATAATTATTGACAGATTATCAGGAAGAAGAGAATGTTCAAAATGCCACGCAATATTCCATGTAACAAGCAATCCTCCTAAAGTTGAGGGTATATGTGATGTTTGCGGCGAAGAACTTTCAATAAGACCTGATGATAAAAAAGAAGTAATAATTAACAGACTTAATGTATTTCATGAAGTAACCGAACCTTTAAAAGCATATTACGAAGATAAGGGTATCTTAGTAAGTGTAAAAGGTCTTGGTAAAGTTGAAGATACAACTAAAGCAGTATTTGAAGCCTTAGGAGTATAA
- the rpmJ gene encoding 50S ribosomal protein L36: MKVRPSVKPMCEKCKIIKRKGKVMVICENQKHKQRQG, encoded by the coding sequence ATGAAAGTAAGACCATCAGTAAAACCAATGTGCGAAAAATGTAAAATAATCAAAAGAAAAGGCAAAGTAATGGTTATTTGCGAAAATCAGAAGCACAAACAAAGACAAGGTTAA
- the rpsH gene encoding 30S ribosomal protein S8 yields MQITDPIADMLTRIRNANSARHLSVDIPASNLKKSIAEILLEEGYIKNYQIIDDGKQGIIRVSLKYAENKQRVISGIKRISKPGLRIYASKDELPKVLKGLGIAIISTSKGVMTDKKARKENVGGEVLAYIW; encoded by the coding sequence ATGCAAATCACAGATCCAATCGCTGATATGTTAACAAGAATCAGAAATGCTAACTCAGCAAGACATCTTTCGGTTGACATTCCAGCGTCAAATTTAAAGAAATCAATAGCAGAAATATTACTTGAAGAAGGTTATATAAAGAACTATCAGATTATTGATGACGGCAAACAGGGTATTATAAGAGTTTCTCTTAAATACGCTGAAAACAAACAGAGAGTTATAAGCGGTATTAAAAGAATTTCTAAGCCTGGTCTTAGAATTTATGCAAGCAAAGACGAACTTCCTAAAGTTCTTAAAGGCTTAGGTATTGCTATTATCTCAACATCAAAAGGTGTTATGACCGATAAAAAAGCCAGAAAAGAAAATGTTGGTGGCGAAGTTTTAGCATACATCTGGTAA
- a CDS encoding winged helix-turn-helix transcriptional regulator encodes MNETLKAISDPVRRDILSMLKEGKKSAGEIGGHFNLTGATVSYHLTKLKKADLISEQKHKNFIYYELNTSVFEDVIRWIYMLGGNMK; translated from the coding sequence ATGAACGAAACATTAAAAGCTATATCTGATCCAGTCCGACGCGATATATTGTCCATGCTTAAGGAAGGGAAAAAATCAGCAGGGGAAATCGGGGGGCATTTTAATTTGACGGGTGCAACTGTTTCCTATCACTTAACAAAATTAAAAAAAGCAGATCTGATTTCTGAGCAAAAACACAAAAATTTTATATACTATGAACTGAACACATCTGTTTTTGAAGATGTAATACGTTGGATTTACATGTTAGGAGGTAATATGAAATGA
- a CDS encoding 50S ribosomal protein L17 yields MPGTRKLGRTTDHRMAMLRNLVTCLLENGKISTTVTRAKEVRCLAEKMITLGKKNTLHTRRQALSFITKEDVVTKLFNEIAPKYAERNGGYTRILKTAPRKGDGAEMAILALVD; encoded by the coding sequence ATGCCGGGCACAAGAAAATTAGGTCGTACAACTGACCACAGAATGGCAATGCTTAGAAATCTTGTAACTTGTTTACTTGAAAACGGTAAAATTTCTACTACTGTAACAAGAGCAAAAGAAGTTAGATGCTTAGCTGAAAAAATGATTACATTAGGTAAGAAAAACACATTACACACAAGAAGACAAGCACTTTCATTCATAACAAAAGAAGATGTTGTTACTAAGTTGTTTAATGAAATAGCACCAAAATATGCAGAAAGAAATGGTGGATACACCAGAATTCTTAAAACCGCTCCAAGAAAAGGTGACGGTGCAGAAATGGCTATTTTAGCACTTGTTGACTAA
- the rpsM gene encoding 30S ribosomal protein S13 gives MARIAGVDLPREKRVEIGLTYIFGIGRTTSNKILKDTGINPDTRVKDLTDEDVSKLRTALEGYTVEGDLRRDIALDIKRLMEIGCYRGSRHKKGLPCRGQNSKNNARTRKGPKRTIANKKK, from the coding sequence ATGGCAAGAATAGCCGGCGTTGACTTACCAAGAGAAAAACGTGTTGAAATTGGTTTAACATATATTTTCGGTATTGGTAGAACAACTTCAAACAAAATCTTAAAAGATACAGGTATCAACCCTGACACAAGAGTTAAAGATTTAACTGACGAAGACGTTTCTAAATTAAGAACTGCTTTGGAAGGATATACCGTTGAAGGTGATTTAAGAAGAGATATAGCGCTTGACATCAAACGTTTGATGGAAATCGGATGTTACAGAGGTTCAAGACATAAGAAAGGACTTCCTTGCAGAGGTCAGAATTCTAAAAACAATGCAAGAACAAGAAAAGGTCCTAAGAGAACAATCGCTAACAAGAAGAAATAA
- a CDS encoding 30S ribosomal protein S5 — MSLDKVDSTVLDIKERVVSLNRVAKVVKGGRTFRFSALVVVGDENGHVGCGMGKAAEIPDAIRKGIEDAKKNMVTVSLLGTSIPHDVIGKFGAGSVLLKAAPEGTGVIAGGAVRAVIELAGIRDIRTKCLNSNNPRNVVNATINGLASLKKAEDVAKLRGKTVEEILG, encoded by the coding sequence GTGAGTTTAGATAAAGTAGATTCAACAGTATTAGACATAAAAGAAAGAGTTGTTAGTTTAAACCGTGTTGCTAAAGTTGTTAAGGGTGGTAGAACATTCAGATTTAGCGCATTGGTTGTTGTCGGCGACGAAAACGGCCATGTTGGTTGCGGAATGGGCAAAGCGGCTGAAATTCCTGATGCAATCAGAAAAGGTATCGAAGATGCTAAAAAGAATATGGTTACTGTTTCTTTGCTTGGCACATCAATTCCTCACGATGTTATCGGTAAATTCGGAGCAGGTAGTGTGCTTCTAAAAGCAGCACCTGAAGGTACCGGTGTTATCGCCGGCGGCGCAGTGAGAGCGGTTATCGAGTTAGCAGGTATCAGAGATATCAGAACAAAATGCTTAAACTCAAATAATCCAAGAAATGTTGTTAACGCAACAATTAACGGACTTGCCAGCCTTAAGAAAGCAGAAGATGTTGCTAAATTAAGAGGTAAAACCGTTGAAGAAATATTAGGATAG
- a CDS encoding RNA-binding protein produces MTVNIAPASLVKVTAGRDKDKYFAVISIIDNNYLYICDGRRRKVSTPKKKKIKHLENLNYSLNLIKEKLERGNEISNSDIKKSIREGLIHLKILYEE; encoded by the coding sequence ATGACGGTGAATATTGCTCCTGCATCTTTAGTGAAAGTTACAGCAGGGCGGGATAAGGATAAGTATTTTGCTGTTATATCCATAATAGATAATAACTATTTATATATATGTGACGGCAGAAGAAGAAAAGTATCAACTCCCAAGAAAAAGAAGATTAAACATTTGGAAAATCTTAATTATTCACTTAATTTAATAAAAGAAAAATTAGAACGAGGTAACGAAATCAGTAATTCCGATATAAAAAAATCTATAAGAGAAGGTTTAATTCATCTTAAGATTTTATACGAGGAATAA
- a CDS encoding DUF1648 domain-containing protein: MKIFKWKTFIITSIVCLLPILLGVSLWAKLPDTMAIHFNIYGTPDNFASKGFVVFGLPILMVVLQAFCCLINDINSHKYGDRKKFVTVTKWIVPALTVVLQIITLGYGLGWNLDIRKVVSFIVGVLFLVMGNYMPKFDYIKNYDINTEKARKINRFIGYETVVMGLLFFVSIFLPPISSIVCLLLLIPYAIMGVVYGIITGRK, from the coding sequence ATGAAAATCTTTAAATGGAAAACATTTATAATTACAAGTATTGTTTGTCTGTTACCGATACTGCTTGGAGTTTCGCTATGGGCCAAATTGCCGGATACAATGGCAATTCACTTTAATATTTACGGAACCCCGGATAATTTTGCATCAAAGGGATTTGTTGTTTTTGGACTTCCTATACTGATGGTAGTATTGCAAGCGTTTTGTTGTTTGATAAATGACATAAATTCGCATAAATATGGAGACAGAAAAAAGTTTGTAACAGTAACCAAATGGATTGTGCCTGCTTTGACCGTTGTATTGCAGATTATAACCTTAGGATACGGACTTGGTTGGAATTTGGATATACGAAAAGTGGTTTCATTTATTGTCGGAGTTCTTTTTCTTGTAATGGGCAACTATATGCCAAAGTTTGATTACATTAAAAATTATGATATCAATACTGAAAAGGCAAGAAAAATAAACCGATTTATAGGTTATGAAACAGTTGTTATGGGGTTGTTGTTTTTTGTAAGTATTTTTCTTCCGCCGATTAGTTCAATTGTATGTCTGCTTTTACTGATACCATATGCAATTATGGGTGTAGTATATGGAATAATCACAGGACGAAAGTAA
- a CDS encoding type Z 30S ribosomal protein S14, which produces MAKKAMILKQQRTPKYSTRFYNRCKICGRPHAYLRKFGICRICFRELAYKGQIPGVKKASW; this is translated from the coding sequence GTGGCTAAAAAAGCGATGATTTTAAAACAACAAAGAACACCTAAGTATTCAACAAGATTTTATAATAGATGTAAAATTTGCGGAAGACCGCATGCATATCTTAGAAAATTCGGCATTTGCAGAATTTGTTTCAGAGAATTGGCTTACAAAGGTCAGATTCCTGGTGTTAAGAAAGCAAGTTGGTAA
- a CDS encoding 50S ribosomal protein L18 — translation MIKKADSNVARVRRHKAIRTKISGTAETPRLNVFKSLNNIYAQIIDDTNGVTLVSASSLSKDIEVKNGGNIEAAKEVGKLIAKKALEKNIESVVFDRGGYLYHGRVAALADGAREGGLKF, via the coding sequence ATGATAAAAAAAGCAGACAGTAATGTTGCAAGAGTTAGAAGACATAAAGCAATCAGAACAAAGATTTCAGGAACTGCTGAAACTCCAAGACTGAATGTTTTTAAAAGTCTAAATAACATATATGCTCAGATTATTGATGACACTAATGGTGTTACACTTGTTTCTGCTTCATCACTTTCAAAGGATATTGAAGTTAAAAACGGTGGTAATATCGAAGCAGCAAAAGAAGTAGGAAAATTAATCGCTAAGAAAGCACTCGAAAAGAATATTGAATCTGTTGTATTTGACAGAGGCGGATATTTATATCACGGAAGAGTTGCTGCATTAGCAGACGGCGCTCGTGAGGGCGGTCTTAAATTCTAA
- the secY gene encoding preprotein translocase subunit SecY, producing the protein MFKVFANAWKIPDLRKKLLYTLMLIVIFRLGSSIPVPFVSAAALKEMLSGGDTLFSMYNIISGGAFENATIFAMSITPYINSSIIMQLLSVAIPALERKVKEGEEGRKFIAQWTRYLTVVLALLQATGLYFGLQGAITTKSVFSYLVVVFTFTAGTAFLMWLGEQINEKGIGNGISLIIFSGIVSSGPALINSLIGLNQAGKLNIFTTVLIVLFAILVVGIVVLMNNAERRIPVQYAKRVVGRKMYGGQSTHIPIKVAMAGVMPIIFAVSIISFPATICQLLGVTAQSSGFWGGFLRIMSQGSLVYGIIYFLLIIFFTYFYTEMQYNPIEMANNMKQNGGFVPGIRPGRPTSDFIKSILTKITLVGAIFLALIAVLPMFLTSVIGAGVAFGGTSILIVVGVALETVKQLESQMLMRHYKGFLE; encoded by the coding sequence ATGTTCAAAGTGTTTGCTAATGCTTGGAAAATTCCTGATTTAAGGAAAAAACTGTTGTATACCCTTATGCTTATCGTTATATTCAGATTAGGTTCTTCCATCCCTGTTCCATTCGTAAGTGCTGCTGCACTTAAAGAAATGTTATCAGGCGGAGATACTCTATTTAGTATGTACAACATCATTTCAGGGGGAGCATTTGAAAATGCTACAATCTTTGCGATGAGCATTACCCCTTATATTAACTCGTCCATTATTATGCAGCTTTTATCAGTTGCAATCCCTGCTTTAGAAAGAAAAGTTAAAGAAGGGGAAGAGGGCAGAAAATTCATTGCTCAGTGGACCAGATATTTAACAGTTGTTTTAGCACTTCTGCAGGCAACCGGATTATACTTCGGTCTTCAGGGCGCTATCACAACAAAGAGTGTTTTCTCTTACCTTGTTGTTGTCTTTACATTTACAGCAGGTACCGCATTCCTTATGTGGCTTGGAGAACAAATTAACGAAAAAGGTATCGGAAATGGTATTTCACTTATCATTTTCTCAGGTATCGTTTCAAGCGGACCGGCCCTTATCAATTCTTTAATAGGATTAAATCAGGCTGGAAAACTTAATATATTCACTACTGTTTTAATCGTATTATTTGCGATTTTAGTTGTAGGTATCGTTGTTCTTATGAACAATGCTGAAAGAAGAATTCCTGTTCAGTATGCAAAAAGAGTTGTAGGAAGAAAAATGTACGGCGGTCAGAGCACTCATATTCCAATTAAAGTTGCTATGGCAGGCGTTATGCCAATCATCTTTGCCGTTTCCATTATTTCATTCCCTGCCACAATCTGTCAGTTACTTGGCGTAACTGCTCAGTCAAGCGGATTCTGGGGCGGTTTCTTAAGAATTATGTCCCAAGGCTCTTTAGTATATGGAATAATCTATTTCTTACTGATTATATTCTTCACATATTTCTATACTGAAATGCAATATAATCCAATTGAAATGGCTAACAATATGAAACAAAACGGTGGTTTTGTTCCTGGTATCAGACCGGGAAGACCAACATCAGATTTTATTAAATCAATTTTAACTAAAATCACATTAGTAGGCGCTATCTTCTTAGCACTTATCGCAGTGCTTCCTATGTTCTTAACATCAGTTATCGGAGCAGGGGTTGCATTCGGCGGAACAAGTATACTAATCGTTGTTGGTGTTGCTCTTGAAACAGTTAAACAGTTAGAATCCCAGATGTTAATGCGTCACTATAAAGGATTCTTAGAATAA